In a genomic window of Rhinoderma darwinii isolate aRhiDar2 chromosome 10, aRhiDar2.hap1, whole genome shotgun sequence:
- the RPS19 gene encoding small ribosomal subunit protein eS19: MPGVTVKDVNQQEFVRALAAFLKKSGKLKVPEWVDTVKLAKHKELAPYDENWFYTRAASTVRHLYLRGGAGVGSMTKIYGGRQRNGVMPSHFSRGSKSVARRVLQALEGLKMVEKDPNGGRRLTPQGQRDLDRIAGQVCAASKKH, encoded by the exons ATGCCTGGAGTCACCGTGAAAGACGTGAACCAGCAGGAGTTCGTCAGAGCCCTGGCTGCTTTCCTCAAGAA GTCTGGTAAACTCAAGGTTCCCGAATGGGTGGACACAGTGAAACTCGCAAAACACAAGGAACTGGCGCCTTACGATGAGAACTGGTTCTACACCCGTGCCG CTTCCACAGTCCGTCATTTGTACCTCCGTGGTGGTGCTGGTGTCGGCTCAATGACCAAGATCTATGGTGGGCGTCAGCGCAATGGTGTTATGCCAAGTCACTTCAGCCGTGGATCAAAGAGCGTAGCCAGGAGGGTACTGCAGGCATTGGAGGGCCTGAAAATGGTGGAGAAGGACCCCAATGG AGGTCGCAGACTGACTCCCCAAGGACAGAGAGACTTGGACAGAATTGCTGGACAG GTTTGCGCAGCCAGCAAGAAACATTAA